The genomic interval TTTCAGGTCGAGCTTGCCCATCATCTCGATCACGCCGTCGGTGGTCGGCTTCTCCGTCATCTGCTGCTGCTCGAGCCCGACCTCGCGGAGCGCCTTGCCGGGCTTTGGCCCGCGGGTGAATTTTCGCGACTTGGCCAGTGCCGCCACAAGAGCCTGATCAAGGCCGCGCCCGCGCGCGAGCTTCATCAGCCGGCGCATGCCTTCGCCGGTCATCAGCACCAAATCGTCGAAGGGTTTTTCGATGGCGCGGCGGATCCAGGTCTCGACCGGCGCCGGATCGGGAGCATCGTGGATCTCGATCGTCGGGCATTGCACGACATCGGCGCCTTGCTCGGCCAGGAGCTTTGAGAACTGCGCTTCCTCGCGCGTCTCCAGGATCAGGATGCGGTAGCCGTTCAGTCGGTCGGCCATGACCAAGCCTCAGGGGAAAATTGCAATGTTACGTTCATCCTGACTCCGGTCTTGGGATTGGCGCAAGGGCGCGCACGGTGATAGAGCAGGGCGCATCGTCGCGTTCCGCGCATTTGCCCAAACCTTCATCAAAGACCATGCCCGATCATCAATACGTTCTGACCCTGTCCTGTCCCGACCGCCCCGGCATCGTCTCGGCGGTGTCGACCTTCCTCGCCCACAATGGACAGAACATTCTCGATGCCCAGCAGTTCGACGACATCGAGACAAAGAAATTCTTCATGCGCGTGGTGTTCACCGCGGCCGACCTCGCCGTCGAGCTATCAGCGCTCCAGACCGGCTTTGCCGCGATTGCGGAACGTTTCGGAATGGAGTGGCAGATGCGCGACCGCGCGGCGCACCGCAAGGTGATGCTGCTGGTGTCGAAGTCCGACCACTGCCTTGTCGACATTCTCTATCGCTGGCGCACGGGCGAACTGCCGATGATCCCGACCGCGATCGTTTCCAACCATCCGCGCGAGGTCTATGCCGGGCTCGATTTCGGTGACATCCCGTTCCACCATTTGCCGATCACCAAGGACACCAAGAAGGAGCAGGAAGGTCAGATCATCGATCTCGTCGGCAAGACCAAGACCGACCTCGTCGTGCTCGCCCGCTACATGCAGATCCTGTCGGACGATCTGTCGGCAAAACTGTCGGGCCGCTGCATCAACATCCACCACTCCTTCCTGCCGGGCTTCAAGGGCGCAAAGCCCTATCACCAGGCGCATGAGCGCGGCGTCAAGCTGATCGGCGCAACCGCGCATTACGTCACGCGCGACCTCGACGAAGGTCCCATCATCGACCAGGACGTCGAGCGCATCAGCCATCGCGACACGCCGGAGGATCTCGTGCGCAAGGGCCGCGACATCGAGCGCCGCGTGCTGGCGCGCGCCATCCGCTATCATCTGAACGATCGCGTGATCCTCAACGGCCGCAAGACCGTGGTGTTCGTGGACTAGCGTTTTCGAGCGAAGTGGAACTAGCGGATCGCATCGGCGGAGCCCGATGCCTGCGGCTGGGCTTGCCCTTCCTTCGCGCGATCGGCCGCAGGCATCAGCCGTTGGCGCTCCCGCTCCTTCATCCAGGCGTCGTATTGCGCCGTGCCCGGCCGCGGCGGGGCGTCGCCCGGCAGGCCGCCGGCCCATTGCGGAATGTAGTCGCCCATGCCGGCAGAGACCTTCTCGTTGATCGTACCGCAGCCCGACAGGCTTGCCACCAGAAGGCTGGCCGCGACAGCAAAGGTCAAGGGGCTGATACGTTCGGGCATGTTGCTCGGGGCGCCAGGGTGACGGTTGATCGGACGCCGGGCTGCAACCGGCGGCCACCGAGCCTAGCCTTCAACAGGTAAAATTGGTTTATTCGAGATAGGTATTCAACTACCGAATCCCTCGGTTGCCAGGGGTTGCCTTCGCCGGGGCTCGCGACATTTCGCTTGGTCAGCTCCAAGGTTTTTTCGTTGACAAGACCATTTTACTTGTACAAGCGTACAAATCGATTGAAGACCAATGGCCGGTGGACGTTACCGCAAGTTGGCTCCCTCTGCTGCCGCCGCCTGGACACCCGGCTTTGTCGCCGAACGTCCGATTGACAGCAGGGGCATGGAAGACGCCATGCTGCGGCTGCGCGACATGGCAAATACGCGTCATGGTGAGGCAAGAACCGGGCACTCGGTTCAGGGCTCGAGACTGGAAAGGGGAGGGAACGTAATGTCCGTTCGTCACAAGATGTTGTCATGGGCCGCCACCGCTGCGGCTGTTGCGAGCCTCGCGGCCGTTGCGCCGGCAGGCGCGCAGGATGCCGTGAAGATCGGCCTGATCCTGCCGATGACCGGCGGCCAGGCTTCGACCGGCAAGCAGATCGAGAACGCGATCAAGCTGTATATGCAGCAGAAGGGCGACACCGTCGCCGGCAAGAAGATCGAGATCATCCTCAAGGACGACGGCGCGGTTCCCGACAAGACCAAGACCGCCGCGCAGGAGCTGATCGTCAACGACAAGGTCAACTTCATCGCCGGCTTTGGCGTGACGCCGGCAGCGCTCGCCGCCGCACCGCTCGCGACGCAGGCAAAAATTCCGGAAGTCGTCATGGCGGCCGGCACCTCCATCATCACCGAGCGTTCGCCCTATATCGTGCGCACCAGCTTCACGCTGGCGCAGTCCGCCAACATCATCGGCGACTGGGCGGCGAAGAACGGCATCAAGAAGGTCGCAACGCTGACCTCCGACTACGCCCCCGGCAACGACGCGCTCAACTTCTTCAAGGAGCGTTTTACCGCCGGCGGTGGCGAGATCGTCGAAGAGGTCAAGGTGCCCCTGCAGAACCCGGACTTCGCGCCGTTCCTGCAGCGCATGAAGGACGCCAAGCCCGACGCGCTCTACGTGTTCGTGCCGGCGGGCCAGGGCGGCAACTTCATGAAGCAGTATGCCGAGCGCGGTCTGGACAAGGCCGGCATCAAGGTCATTGGACCCGGCGACGTGACCGACGACGATCTGCTCAACAACATGGGCGACGCCGTTCTCGGCACCGTCACCGCGCATCTCTATTCGGCAGCGCATCCCTCGCCGATGAACAAGGACTTTGTCGCCGCCTACAAGAAGGCCTACGGCACCCGTCCGGGCTTTATGGCGGTGAGCGGCTATGACGGCATCCACCTGATCTACGAAGCGCTGAAGAAGACCGGTGGCGATACCAATGGCGACAAGCTGATCGAGGCCATGAAGGGCATGAAGTGGGAAAGCCCGCGCGGCCCGATCTCGATCGATCCGGAAACCCGCGACATCGTGCAGAACATCTACATCCGCAAGGTCGAGAAGGTCGACGGCGAGCTCTACAACGTCGAATTCGCCACCTTCGACGCCGTCAAGGATTCCGGCAAGACCAAGAAGTGACGCGCGAAAAGCGCGTCATCCCCGAGCGCGCTTAGCGCGCATCGGGGATCTAGAAGTTGTTGATCGAGATTCCGGGTTCGGCGCGTGGCGCCGACCCGGAATGACCGACGCTGAATAGGACAGACCCAAGCTCTCCATGACCTCGATCCTGACCAACCTGTTCGATGGCGTTGCCTATGGCATGCTGCTGTTCGTGCTCGCCTGCGGGCTCGCGGTGACGCTCGGATTGATGAACTTCGTCAATCTCGCGCACGGCGCCTTCGCCATGGCCGGTGGCTATGTTTGCATGCTGCTGGTCAACAAATCAGGCTGGCCGTTCTTTACGGCGCTGCCGCTCGCTTTCGTCTCGGCCGCGTTGATCGGCGTGCTGCTGGAGCGCACGCTGTACCGGCATCTCTATACGCGCAGCCATCTCGATCAGGTGCTGTTCTCGATCGGCCTGACCTTCATGTCGGTCGCGGCCGTCGACTATTTCATGGGATCCTCGCGCGTCTTCATCAACCTACCGAACGCGCTGCAGGGACAGTTCGACTTCTTCGGCGTCGGCATCGGCCGCTACCGGTTGATGATCATCGTGATCTGCGGCCTGCTCACGGTCGCGCTGCAACTGATCCTGGCCAAGACGCGGTTCGGCAGCCGGCTGCGTGCCGCGGTCGACGATCCGCGCGCCGCGAGCGGCCTCGGCATCAACGTGCCGCAGGTGTTCGCGTTCACCTTCGCGTTCGGCTGCGGGCTCGCCGGCCTCGGCGGCGCGTTGAGCGCAGAAATCCTCGGCCTCGATCCCTATTTCCCGCTCAAGTTCATGATCTACTTCCTGATCGTGGTGACCGTCGGCGGCTCGTCCTCGATCACAGGCCCGTTCCTCGCCTCGCTCTTGCTCGGCATCGGCGACGTCGCCGGCAAATATTACGTCCCGAAGATGGGACCGTTCGTGATCTACACCATGATGATCGTGATCCTGATCTGGCGCCCGAACGGTCTGTTCGGCCGCACTGCTGCGCGTTGAGTGGTCCGATGAGCGCTGCTTCCGACGTCGGCTATCACGCCCAGCGCCATGCGCGCTGGCACTACGGCGAAATCGCCTTCTGGGTCATCATGCTGGCCTGCGGTTTCCTGTTCCCGTCGCGCTACCTGATCATGACCGACATCCTGCGGCTCGCGCTGTTCACGATGTCGCTCGACCTGATCCTCGGCTATGCCGGCATCGTCTCGCTGGGACACGCGGCGTTTTTTGGCGTCGGCGCCTACGCGGCCGGCCTGTTGTCCCTGCACGGCATCATCGCCGAACCCGTGCTGGCGCTGATTGCCGCGGGTCTCGCCGCGATGGTGCTGGGCTTTGCCACGAGCTTCCTCGTGATCCGCGGCGTCGACCTGACACGGCTGATGGTGACGCTCGGCATCGCGCTGCTGCTGGAGGCGCTCGCCGAGCGCTTTTCCAACATCACCGGCGGCACCGACGGCCTGCAGGGCATCGAGATGCAGCCGATCTTCGGCGTGCTCGCCTTCGACATGTTCGGCAAGACCGGCTTCTTCTACTCGCTCGCCGTGCTGTTCCTGCTGTTTCTGTTCGCCCGCCGCGTGGTGAACTCGCCGTTCGGCCTGTCGCTGCGCGCGATCAAGAACAATCCGCTGCGGGCTGCCGCCATCGGCATCCCCGTCAATCGCCGCCTGATCGCGATCTACACGCTGGCGGCCTTTTATGCCGGCATTGCCGGCGCGCTGTTCACCCAGACTACCGCCATCGCCTCGCTCGACGTGTTCTCGTTCGAGCGCTCCGCCGACCTGATGCTGGTGCTCGTAATCGGCGGCACCGGCTATCTCTATGGCGGCTTGATCGGCGCGGTCGTGTTCCGGATGCTCCAGGAGCTGTTCTCCACCATCACCCCGCAATACTGGCAGTTCTGGATCGGCCTGGTGCTGGTCGTGATCGTGCTGGTTGGCCGTGAGCGGCTGCATCGCTGGGTGCTGTTCGTGCCCAATTTGATCATCAAGCAGGTGGCCGGACGCAAGGCTGTCATCGCCGTTCCGGAGAGCGACGCATGACCATCGTGCTCGAAACCAAGAACCTCGAAAAGCAGTTCGGCGGCCTGCGCGTGACGCGCGATCTGTCGCTGAAAGTGGAGCAGGGGGCGCGGCACGCCCTGATCGGGCCGAACGGCGCCGGCAAGACCACGGTGATCAACCAGCTCACCGGCGTGCTCAAGCCGAACTCCGGCAGCATCCTGCTCGAAGGTCACGACATCACCGATATGCCCGTGCACAAGCGCGTGCTGCGCGGCCTGTCGCGCACCTTCCAGATCAACCAGCTCTATGCCGACCTGACGCCGCTCGAGACCATCGGACTCGCGGTGTCCGAGCGCCTCGGCCATGGCGGCGACTGGTGGCGGCGCATGGGCACGCGCGACGACGTCAATGGCGAGATCGCAGAGCTGCTGAAGCGCTTCCACCTGCTCGACGCCATGAACGAGCCAACGGTGACGCTGCCTTACGGCAAGCAGCGCCTGCTCGAGATTGCGGTTGCGATCGCGGCCAAGCCGCGCGTGCTGCTGCTCGACGAGCCCGCCGCCGGCGTGCCCGAGAGCGAGCGCCACGACATCCTCGCTGTTGTCGCCAGCCTGCCGCGCGACGTCACCGTGCTCCTGATCGAGCATGACATGGATCTCGTGTTCTCCTTTGCCGACCGCATCTCGGTGCTGGTCTCCGGCGCGCTGCTCACCGAAGGCCCGCCCGATCAGGTGGCGCGCGATCCGCAGGTGAAGGCGGTCTATCTGGGCGAGGAGGCGATCGATGTCTGACCTGCTCGCGATCGACACGCTTCGCGCCGGCTACGGCGAGGCGGTGGTGCTGCCCAACATGTCCCTGCGTCTCGCTGAAGGGCAGGTGCTGGCGCTCCTGGGCCGCAACGGTACCGGCAAGACCACGCTGATCAACTCCATCGTTGGCGTCACCCGGCGCTTCTCAGGCAGCGTCTCGCTTGCGGGTGCCGACATCACGGCCTTGCGGGCCGACCAGCGGGCGCGGGCCGGCATCGGCTGGGTGCCGCAGGAGCGCAATATATTTCGCTCGCTCACGGTCGAGGAGAACATGACCGCGGTGGCGCAGCCCGGTCCGTGGACGGTCCAGAAGGTCTACGAGATGTTCCCGCGGCTCGAGGAGCGCCGGAACAACTTTGGCAACCAGCTCTCCGGCGGCGAGCAGCAGATGCTGGCGATCGGCCGCGCGCTTACCCTCAATCCAAAAGTGCTGCTGCTGGACGAGCCGACCGAGGGCCTTGCCCCGATCATCGTCGAGGAGCTGTTGAAGGCGCTCGGCACCATCACCCGGTCCGGCGGCATCTGCTCGATCATCGTCGAGCAGAATGCGCAAAAGATTCTGGGGCTGGCCGACCGCGTTGTGATATTGGAGCGCGGAACGATCGTCCACGACGCCCCCAGCGCCGCGCTCAAGGCCGACCCGTCGGTGCTCGAGCGCTACCTCGGCGTAGCAGGGGCGGCCGCACATTAAAATCTCGGGAGTTGAGACCATGCAGCGAACCAAAGCCCCCTTCCGCGCCGACGAGGTCGGCAGCCTGTTGCGCCCGGCCAAGATCAAGGAAGCGCGCGCGAAGCTGGAGAAGGGCGAGATTTCCGCTGACGATCTGCGCAAGATCGAGGACATGGAGATCGAGAAGGTCGTGCACAAGCAGGCCTCGATCGGGTTGAAGCTCGCGACCGACGGCGAATTCCGCCGTTCCTGGTGGCATTTCGACTTCCTCGCCAAGCTGACGGGCTGCGAGCTCTTCCACCCCGACACCGGTATCCAGTTCGCGGGTGTCGAGACCCGGCACGACGCGATACGGGTGATCGACAAGCTCGACTTCCCCGACAGCCACCCGATGCTGGATCACTTCCGCTTCCTGAAGAAGTACGCCGACCAGGCTCACGTCACCGCGAAGATGACGATCCCGTCGCCGGCCGTGCTGCATTTCCGCGGCGGCCGCAAGTCGATCTCCAAGGACGTCTATCCCGATCTCGACGCCTTCTACGAGGATCTCGGCAAGACCTACCGCAAGGCCGTGAAGGCCTTCTACGACGCCGGCTGCCGCTATCTCCAGTTCGACGACACCGTGTGGGCCTATCTCTGCTCGCAGGACGAGTTGAAGAAGGCGCGCGAGCGCGGCGACAATCCGGACGGCCTCCAGCAGATCTACGCGCGCATCATCAACTACGCGCTGGCAGAGAAGCCCGCCGACATGGTGGTGACGACGCATGTCTGCCGCGGCAATTTCCGCTCGACCTGGATCTCCTCGGGCGGCTACGAGCCGGTCGCGGAGACCATGCTCGCTGGCACCAATTACGACGGCTATTTCCTTGAGTACGACAGCGATCGCGCCGGCGGCTTCGAGCCGCTGCGCTTCCTGCCCAAGGGCAACAAGGTCGTCGTGGTCGGCGTCATCACCTCGAAGTTCGGCGAGCTCGAGAAGAGGGACGACATCAAGCGTCGTCTCGAAGAGGCCGCCAAGTTCGCCCCGCTGGAGCAGCTCGCGCTCTCCCCGCAATGCGGCTTCGCCTCGACCGAGGAAGGCAACATCCTCTCCGAGGAGGAGCAGTGGGCGAAGCTGAGCCTCGCCGTCGAGATCGCGAAGGAAGTGTGGGGCCAGTAAACCCCACGCACCGTCTTTAGAGACGGTGAACTCGCGCATCCCTTCGGTGTCGTCCCGGACAAGCGCGCCCTAAGCGCGCGCCGAGCCGGGACCCATAACCACAGGAAGTGGTTGTGGCGCGAGATCGGGGTTACGAGTCTTCGCCAAGCCTGATCCTGGGGTTATGGATCCCGGATCTGCGCGCCGCTCCGCGCGCTTGTCCGGGACGACACTGGAGTTTGAGGGGCGTGACTTCCGCCTCACTGCAGGCGGCAAGTGTCTGCCGTCACTTCTCCGCCAGATACACCTCACCCAGCAGCGACGAGTTCGACCACGGCACCTGCTTGTTTTTGGTGCCCGACACCACCTCGGCCCGCACCCGCGTCAGCATCTGCTGCACTTCCAGCCCGCGTGTGCCGATGTGGTGCGAGAGCGCGGCCGAGAAGGGCGAGTTCGCGCCTTCGCCGTCGAGCGCGACCTGGCCCGGCGCGGTCGCGAATGCGATCAGCGTGCCGGCCCCGAGCGTTGCGCCTGCGCCGAGGCTTGTGGGCGCAGCGAGACCCGAGGCGCCTTCGATGGCACGGTTGGTGCCGGCGGCCGCCACCTGCGGCGCCATCGGGTTGTTGCGGCAGGCGTCGAAGATCAGGATGTTGGTGCGGACCTGGTCGTCGAGACCGGCCATGATCGTGTCCATGTCGATCATCGCTTCCGTCATGCTGCTGCCGGCCTTGAGCTCGACATCGACGGGAATGAGATAGTTGCGGCCGTCGACCTGTACACCGTGGCCGGCATAATAGACGATCGCCACCTGGGCCCGCGCTGCCTCGCGCAGGAAGTCGCGCGTGACCTTCTGCATCGCCGCGCGGTCGAGATCGACGCCCTCGGATACCGTAAAGCCAATGTCGCGCAGACTTTTCGCCACCGCTCGTGCGTCATTGGGCGGATTGGGCAGCGCCTTCACATGCGCATAGGCGCCATTGCCGATGATCAGCGCCATGCGCTTGCCGCGCGCCGTCGTGGCGGGAGCGGGCGGTGGTGCAGGCGTCGCGGTCGAGGTCGGCGCAGTCGTCGTCTTCTGTTGCTGGGCGGACGATGGCGTATCGTGTGGCGTCGGCGTGGTTGCGTCCGTCAGCAACGACAGGCGGACCCTTGCCGTGGCCTGATTGGCCTTGCTGCCGGCATCCGATGCGGTGAGCTGGAGTAAGGCCTTGTAGTCGTCCCGCGCGTGCGGGTAGTCGCCCTTGGCCTCATAGGCCAGCGCGCGATGGGTATAGCCCGTGATCAGCACGCTGTTGGGCGGCGTCATGATATTGACCGGCGGGTTCTCCCGGGCGACCCGGATCGCGTCGGTGCCGTCGGCAATCGCCCGGTCGAAATCGCCCCGCGCGCGCCAGATCGCGGTGCGGTTGATCAGCGGCTGCGGCAGGCTCGGATCGAGCCGGATCGCCTGGTTGATGTCGGCAAGTGCGCCGTCGAGATCGCCCAGTGCCTGTTTCGAGATGCCGCGGTTCTGGAACGCGAACGCCGATGGGGCGATCTTGATCGAGGCGTCGTAGTCGGCGATCGCTCTGGCGTAGTCGCCCTTGGCGCGCCAGGCGTTGCCGCGATTATGGAGAATCGTGCCATCAGGCGGGCCGAGCTTGAGTGCATCGTCGTAATCGGCGATCGCGATGTCGTACTCGCCCTTGTGGTAATAGGCCCGACCGCGCAGGTCATAGCCCGCCTGGCTCGGTGCGAGCCGAAGACCTTCGGTGGCATCAGTGATGACCTTGCCGTAATCGGCCTTCTTGTTCCAGCCGATCGCGCGCCAGAAATAGATGTTCGCCAACTGCGCGCCCTGGAACACTTTCAGTGCAATGATCTTGTTGCAGGCGTCGATCTGCTGATCCGCCGGCGTGGTGCTGGTGGTGCAGAGCGGCCCGAGCTGGTTGCGCGCCTGCGCGAGACAGGGAGCCGACCACAGGGCCATAGCGAGCAAGGCAAGCGCGCGTAGCAGGTGACGCAACGGAAGCATCCTACTTCTCCGCCAGATACACCTCGCCGAGCAGCGAGGAGTTCGACCACGGCACCTGCTTGTTCTTCGTGCCCGACACCACTTCGGCCCGCACCCGCGTCAGCATCTGCTGCACTTCCAGTCCGGGGGTGCCGATGTGGCGGGAGAGCGCGGCCGAGAACGGTGAGTTGGCGCCTTCACCGTCGAGCGCGACCTGGCCCGGCGCGGTCGCAAAGGCGATCAACGTGCCTGCGCCCAGCGTCGCGCCTGAGCCGAGGCTCGTCGGCGCGGCGAGACCAGATGCGCCTTCGATGGCACGGTTGGTGCCGGCAGCCGCCACCTGCGGCGCGATCGGATTGTTGCGGCAGGCATCGAAGACCAGGATGTTGGTGCGGACATGGTCGTCGAGGCCGGCCATGATCGTGTCCATGTCGATCATCGAGGCCGTCATGCTGGCGCCGGACTTGAGCTCGACGTCGACGGGGATGAGATAATTGCGGCCGTCGATCTGCACGCCGTGCCCGGCGTAGTAGACCACGGCGAGCTGCGCCTGCGCCGCATCGCGCAGGAAGTCGCGCGTCATCTTCTGCATCTTGGCGCGGTCGAGGTCGACGCCCTCCGTCACCGCGAAGCCGATGTCGCGCAGGCTTTTCGCAACCGCACGCGCGTCGTTGGAAGGATTGGGCAGCGCCTTGACGTGCGTATAAGCGCCGTTGCCGATCACGAGCGCCATGCGCTTGCCGCGGCTCGCGCTGTCCGGCGACGCGGGCGGTGAGGTGGTCTGCCCCTGGGGCGCACTGTCGGCCTTCTGCGGCTGCGCCGGATCGGCCGGGGCATCGCGCGGTGTCGGCGCGATGTCGGACAGCAGCGACAGGCGCACCTTGGCAGTCGCCTGATTGGACTTGCTGCCCGCATCCGAAGCGGTCCCCTGAAGGGTCGAGCGGTAATCGTCCTTGGCGTGCTCGACGTCGCCCTTTGCCTCGTAGGCAAGGGCGCGGTGGATATAGCCCGCGATCAGCACGCTGCCCGGCGGCGTCAGGACCGCGAGCGGCACATTGGACTTGGCGAGCCGGATCGCGTCGCTGCCGTCGGCGATCGCGCGATCGAAATTGCCCTTGGCGCGCCAGATCACGGTGCGGGTGATCAGTGGCGCCGGAAGTCTTGGATTGAGGCGGATCGCCTCGTTGACGTCGGCAAGTGCGCCGTCGAGATCGCCAAGCTTCAGTTTCGTGGAGCCGCGATTGTCGTAGAAGTAGGCCTCGCCGGGATAGAGCCGGATGGCCTCGTTGTAATCAGCAAGCGCCTTGGCGTAGTCGTGCTTGGCCTTATAGGCGTTGGCGCGGTTGTGAAGGATGAGCCCGCTTGCCGGTCCAAGCTTCAGCGCGTCGTTGAAATCCGCGATCGCGATATCGTTCTCGCCCTTGTCGAAATAGGCCGATCCCCGCAGGTTGTAGAGCGCCTGGTCCGGCGCGAGCCGGATCCCCTCGGTGGTATCTGATATCACCTTGTCGTAGTCGCCCTTCTTGTTCCAGCCGACCGCGCGCCAGAAATGGACCGTGGCGAGCTGCCCACCTTTGAAGACCTTGAGCGCGATGATCTTGTTGCAGGCGTCGATCTGCTGATCGGCCGGCGTGCCCTCGCTGGTGCAGAGCGGCCCGAGCTGCGCGCGGCTCTGCGCGAAGGAGGGGGCGGACCAGACAGAGGCAAGGAGGAGGGAGAGCGCGACGGGAAGGCAGCGCATGAAGGCCTCGGAAACGCGAAAATGAAAAGAGATCGTCCATCTGTTTGTCGCCGCCGCTAGACGGACGGTTCAGCCCCGGGGGTGCTGCGGCGCAAGCTTTACTTCTTTGGCTGGCGGGTGCGGACCTCGATGACGCCGCCGGCCATCTGCACGTCGAACCGGGACAGGAAGCTCATGCCGAGCAGACCGTCGATGCCGGGGCCATAGCTCTTGTCGTCCACGTTCTGGATCGCGACCGGGACGTTGCTTGCCTCCAGCTTGCCGAGCGAGACCTTGTCGGCTTTGGCGAGCTTGGCCTTGATCTGTCCGTTGGCCGTCACGAGTGTGATCTCGCTGGCGCCCGAATCGGGGATTTTCGCCCGGCTCGCAAACGTGGATCTGACGGACACATAGCTGGCGCCGGTATCGAGGATGAACATCCCGGACACGCCATTGATCTGCGCCTTCACGGTGACGACGTTCCTCTGGCCGTGGAGCGGAAAGGTTTCCTTCCGAGGCTCGGTCGACGCGATGCAGTTGCCCTGGCTTTCGTAGTCGGCGATGATCTTTCGGGTCTGGCTCGTATCGCGATTCATCGGATCGAGCGCAATCCACAGATTGATCGGTGCCGTCGCCTCGCAGAACTGCTTGAGCGCCGCATAGGCGCCGGCCATGCGCAGGAAGACACGGCTCGAGATCGTTTTCTTGTCCGCGCCATAGAGCTCGATCGCATCCGAGTAGTCGACAAGCGCGCGGCGGTAGTCGCCGGCGCCTTCCAGCGCGACGCCCCGCAGATAATGCGCCTCCCGATTTGAAGGCGCCCGCCGCATGAATTCGTCGGCGACCTCGACGGCTTTCGGGTAGTCGGTCAGCTTCAGGTAGATGTTGATCGACCGATGCAACGCGTTCAGAGGTGCGCCGCAGTTCAAGACGAACTTGTAGAGCCCGTCAGCGGCCTTTCGCCGGTAACCGAGTTTTTCCAGCATCAGCCCAAGATCGCTGATGCTCTACTGGTCGCACGGCTCGCGCTTCAGCTCTTCCAGTCGCAGCCAGACATACGGGTCGCGCGCAGCCTGGACGGGCAGGGCGCCGATCCTTTCATAGACCGATGCGAATAGTTCGTCGGGATTCTCGTCCAGGTAACCTGCGCGTGCGCCGCCCGATAATGCCGCCAGAAGACAAGCGGCGAACCAAAACAACCTGAACATGCCCTGCCCCGAACATCCCCCGTCGCCACGTATACCGATAAGTGTGGGGACGGCCAAACGCACGATGGGGATGTCCCTGGAGGGGCTTGGCGCGGCCTATCGCAAGGGAATGGAATAATTCCAGAGGGTATTCCCTGAGTGGGCAGAATTTGCTAGGAGGTTGAGCCCAACATCGCTGCCCACCACGTCCCACCCAATGAAAAACGACGAAATCCTGAGCCAGATCACCGAGTTCTGCCGCAAGGCGGACATGGCGGAATCGACGTTTGGCCGGCGTGCGGTGAACGATGGGAAGCTGGTGCACCGCCTGCGCGAGGGAAAGCGCATCACCATCGACACGCTGGACCGGATCCAGGCCTACATGGCCGCATCGACCGGCGGCCTGCCGCCGCCGCGGGGACTTCAGGTGCCCCCGGAAAAGCGCGATCCGCGCGGCAATTTCCGCTTCTTCGAGAACCGGCAGAAATACCTGCTGTTCGTCCACACCTGCAGCGAGAAGCGGGTGGTCGCAGACAGGGTTGCGCTTGAGCTCGCCACCATTCACCCGCGCCCGCCGGCCCTGCGCATATTCGATGCGGGCGTCGGCGACGGCACGGTGCTGGCGCGGGTGCTGCGCGCAACGCACCAGCGCTTCCCACACATGCCGTTCTATGTCGCCGGCAAGGAGCTCAGCCTCGAGGACCTGCGCCTGACGCTGGAGAAGGTGCCGGATCGCATTTTCGAGCATCCGGCATCGGTGTTCGTCTTCACCAACATGTTCTACTCGGAGGCACCCTGGCTCGCGCCGGCATCGCCGGCGGCGGCGGCTGCGACCGTCTGGCACGAAGTTCCGCTGCGGGGCGCTTCAACGGGCGAATTCGAGACCCAGATCGCCGAGCTGAAGCCATTCCTGGAGCAGAACTGGCGGGCGGCGATCAGCCCAAGCACCGCCATGCCGCTCTATGAACGACCCGTCGTGCTGGTGCTCTATCGCGAGGACCACAGGTTCCTGCTGGAT from Bradyrhizobium arachidis carries:
- a CDS encoding ABC transporter substrate-binding protein; its protein translation is MSVRHKMLSWAATAAAVASLAAVAPAGAQDAVKIGLILPMTGGQASTGKQIENAIKLYMQQKGDTVAGKKIEIILKDDGAVPDKTKTAAQELIVNDKVNFIAGFGVTPAALAAAPLATQAKIPEVVMAAGTSIITERSPYIVRTSFTLAQSANIIGDWAAKNGIKKVATLTSDYAPGNDALNFFKERFTAGGGEIVEEVKVPLQNPDFAPFLQRMKDAKPDALYVFVPAGQGGNFMKQYAERGLDKAGIKVIGPGDVTDDDLLNNMGDAVLGTVTAHLYSAAHPSPMNKDFVAAYKKAYGTRPGFMAVSGYDGIHLIYEALKKTGGDTNGDKLIEAMKGMKWESPRGPISIDPETRDIVQNIYIRKVEKVDGELYNVEFATFDAVKDSGKTKK
- the purU gene encoding formyltetrahydrofolate deformylase, with protein sequence MPDHQYVLTLSCPDRPGIVSAVSTFLAHNGQNILDAQQFDDIETKKFFMRVVFTAADLAVELSALQTGFAAIAERFGMEWQMRDRAAHRKVMLLVSKSDHCLVDILYRWRTGELPMIPTAIVSNHPREVYAGLDFGDIPFHHLPITKDTKKEQEGQIIDLVGKTKTDLVVLARYMQILSDDLSAKLSGRCINIHHSFLPGFKGAKPYHQAHERGVKLIGATAHYVTRDLDEGPIIDQDVERISHRDTPEDLVRKGRDIERRVLARAIRYHLNDRVILNGRKTVVFVD
- a CDS encoding ABC transporter ATP-binding protein; this translates as MSDLLAIDTLRAGYGEAVVLPNMSLRLAEGQVLALLGRNGTGKTTLINSIVGVTRRFSGSVSLAGADITALRADQRARAGIGWVPQERNIFRSLTVEENMTAVAQPGPWTVQKVYEMFPRLEERRNNFGNQLSGGEQQMLAIGRALTLNPKVLLLDEPTEGLAPIIVEELLKALGTITRSGGICSIIVEQNAQKILGLADRVVILERGTIVHDAPSAALKADPSVLERYLGVAGAAAH
- a CDS encoding ABC transporter ATP-binding protein; its protein translation is MTIVLETKNLEKQFGGLRVTRDLSLKVEQGARHALIGPNGAGKTTVINQLTGVLKPNSGSILLEGHDITDMPVHKRVLRGLSRTFQINQLYADLTPLETIGLAVSERLGHGGDWWRRMGTRDDVNGEIAELLKRFHLLDAMNEPTVTLPYGKQRLLEIAVAIAAKPRVLLLDEPAAGVPESERHDILAVVASLPRDVTVLLIEHDMDLVFSFADRISVLVSGALLTEGPPDQVARDPQVKAVYLGEEAIDV
- a CDS encoding branched-chain amino acid ABC transporter permease; this translates as MTSILTNLFDGVAYGMLLFVLACGLAVTLGLMNFVNLAHGAFAMAGGYVCMLLVNKSGWPFFTALPLAFVSAALIGVLLERTLYRHLYTRSHLDQVLFSIGLTFMSVAAVDYFMGSSRVFINLPNALQGQFDFFGVGIGRYRLMIIVICGLLTVALQLILAKTRFGSRLRAAVDDPRAASGLGINVPQVFAFTFAFGCGLAGLGGALSAEILGLDPYFPLKFMIYFLIVVTVGGSSSITGPFLASLLLGIGDVAGKYYVPKMGPFVIYTMMIVILIWRPNGLFGRTAAR
- a CDS encoding branched-chain amino acid ABC transporter permease; translation: MSAASDVGYHAQRHARWHYGEIAFWVIMLACGFLFPSRYLIMTDILRLALFTMSLDLILGYAGIVSLGHAAFFGVGAYAAGLLSLHGIIAEPVLALIAAGLAAMVLGFATSFLVIRGVDLTRLMVTLGIALLLEALAERFSNITGGTDGLQGIEMQPIFGVLAFDMFGKTGFFYSLAVLFLLFLFARRVVNSPFGLSLRAIKNNPLRAAAIGIPVNRRLIAIYTLAAFYAGIAGALFTQTTAIASLDVFSFERSADLMLVLVIGGTGYLYGGLIGAVVFRMLQELFSTITPQYWQFWIGLVLVVIVLVGRERLHRWVLFVPNLIIKQVAGRKAVIAVPESDA